A region from the Gallus gallus isolate bGalGal1 chromosome 25, bGalGal1.mat.broiler.GRCg7b, whole genome shotgun sequence genome encodes:
- the CD244 gene encoding natural killer cell receptor 2B4 isoform X5, whose protein sequence is MQQHGGALHALEMLLCLVLGAADSGQGTGECRNRTVLTGSDLHLLLEEPLPPDWSAVQWKVTLEAQARQRILTVRKDKIYHTNSSLSQRATFHWEPLSLQIRAVTQADSGIYNAEIEESTGSVWTKCFHVSVWEPVGSPRLETLVLQEEQGRCHLQLSCTVPGATAVSYSWSRDSDPLGNQSVLLVSEYVQPVLYVCNVSNPASWSTASIDMATACTQKGLFGAVPWWAVTVLLVLAVCIAGSITFWCWRRRGKDYPAEHTDPPLTVYEEVGRVRTGQEPNRNSEAHAVGNTIYAMVHPKEQKPKSPQNPESCTIYSTVQHRMKPPPLSPDPRSALQSPSFRRKKLDPVLVSTAYMEVTGTGQRADEPCTSPLQVPCFLVTEFG, encoded by the exons ATGCAGCAGCACGGGggtgcattgcatgcactggagatgctgctgtgcctcgtgctgggagcagcagataGCGGGCAAG GGACTGGAGAGTGCAGGAACAGGACTGTGCTCACGGGTTCGGAtctgcatctgctgctggaggaacCACTGCCACCGGATTGGTCAGCTGTTCAGTGGAAAGTGACACTGGAGGCACAAGCCCGGCAGCGCATCCTGACGGTTCGGAAGGACAAAATCTACCACACAAACAGTTCTCTTTCTCAGAGAGCCACTTTCCACTGGGagcccctctccctgcagatCAGAGCTGTCACCCAGGCAGACAGCGGCATCTATAATGCAGAGATTGAAGAGTCGACTGGCTCTGTTTGGACCAAGTGCTTCCATGTGTCAGTGTGGG AGCCCGTGGGCAGCCCACGCCTGGAGACACTTGTGCTACAGGAGGAACAGGGACGGTGCCACCTCCAGCTGTCCTGCACTGTGCCCGGGGCCACCGCTGTGTCCTACAGCTGGTCCCGAGACAGTGATCCACTGGGCAACCAGAGTGTGCTGCTGGTGTCCGAGTATGTCCAGCCTGTGCTCTATGTCTGCAATGTGAGCAACCCGGCCAGCTGGAGCACGGCCAGCATTGACATGGCCACAGCCTGCACCCAGAAAG GGCTGTTTGGTGCCGTCCCATGGTGGGCCGTGACCGTGTTGTTGGTGCTGGCTGTCTGCATTGCTGGCTCCATCACCTTCTGGTgttggaggaggagggggaaggacTACCCTGCAG AACACACTGACCCACCTCTGACTGTCTACGAGGAGGTGGGCAGAGTCCGAACTGGTCAAGAGCCT aaCAGGAACAGTGAGGCTCATGCAGTAGGAAACACTATCTACGCCATGGTCCACCCCAAAGAACAG AAGCCCAAAAGCCCTCAGAATCCTGAAAGCTGCACCATTTACTCCACTGTTCAACACAGGATGAAG CCCCCTCCTCTATCCCCAGATCCACGCTCTGCTTTGCAGTCCCCCTCCTTCAGAAGGAAGAAGTTGGACCCAGTTCTGGTTTCCACTGCCTACATGGAGGTAACAGGCACAGGACAGCGGGCAGACGAGCCCTGCACGTCTCCTCTCCAAGTACCATGCTTCTTGGTGACGGAATTTGGGTGA
- the CD244 gene encoding natural killer cell receptor 2B4 isoform X8 produces MQQHGGALHALEMLLCLVLGAADSGQGTGECRNRTVLTGSDLHLLLEEPLPPDWSAVQWKVTLEAQARQRILTVRKDKIYHTNSSLSQRATFHWEPLSLQIRAVTQADSGIYNAEIEESTGSVWTKCFHVSVWEPVGSPRLETLVLQEEQGRCHLQLSCTVPGATAVSYSWSRDSDPLGNQSVLLVSEYVQPVLYVCNVSNPASWSTASIDMATACTQKGLFGAVPWWAVTVLLVLAVCIAGSITFWCWRRRGKDYPAEHTDPPLTVYEEVGRVRTGQEPNRNSEAHAVGNTIYAMVHPKEQKPKSPQNPESCTIYSTVQHRMKSPSFRRKKLDPVLVSTAYMEVTGTGQRADEPCTSPLQVPCFLVTEFG; encoded by the exons ATGCAGCAGCACGGGggtgcattgcatgcactggagatgctgctgtgcctcgtgctgggagcagcagataGCGGGCAAG GGACTGGAGAGTGCAGGAACAGGACTGTGCTCACGGGTTCGGAtctgcatctgctgctggaggaacCACTGCCACCGGATTGGTCAGCTGTTCAGTGGAAAGTGACACTGGAGGCACAAGCCCGGCAGCGCATCCTGACGGTTCGGAAGGACAAAATCTACCACACAAACAGTTCTCTTTCTCAGAGAGCCACTTTCCACTGGGagcccctctccctgcagatCAGAGCTGTCACCCAGGCAGACAGCGGCATCTATAATGCAGAGATTGAAGAGTCGACTGGCTCTGTTTGGACCAAGTGCTTCCATGTGTCAGTGTGGG AGCCCGTGGGCAGCCCACGCCTGGAGACACTTGTGCTACAGGAGGAACAGGGACGGTGCCACCTCCAGCTGTCCTGCACTGTGCCCGGGGCCACCGCTGTGTCCTACAGCTGGTCCCGAGACAGTGATCCACTGGGCAACCAGAGTGTGCTGCTGGTGTCCGAGTATGTCCAGCCTGTGCTCTATGTCTGCAATGTGAGCAACCCGGCCAGCTGGAGCACGGCCAGCATTGACATGGCCACAGCCTGCACCCAGAAAG GGCTGTTTGGTGCCGTCCCATGGTGGGCCGTGACCGTGTTGTTGGTGCTGGCTGTCTGCATTGCTGGCTCCATCACCTTCTGGTgttggaggaggagggggaaggacTACCCTGCAG AACACACTGACCCACCTCTGACTGTCTACGAGGAGGTGGGCAGAGTCCGAACTGGTCAAGAGCCT aaCAGGAACAGTGAGGCTCATGCAGTAGGAAACACTATCTACGCCATGGTCCACCCCAAAGAACAG AAGCCCAAAAGCCCTCAGAATCCTGAAAGCTGCACCATTTACTCCACTGTTCAACACAGGATGAAG TCCCCCTCCTTCAGAAGGAAGAAGTTGGACCCAGTTCTGGTTTCCACTGCCTACATGGAGGTAACAGGCACAGGACAGCGGGCAGACGAGCCCTGCACGTCTCCTCTCCAAGTACCATGCTTCTTGGTGACGGAATTTGGGTGA
- the CD244 gene encoding uncharacterized protein CD244 isoform X12, producing the protein MQQHGGALHALEMLLCLVLGAADSGQGTGECRNRTVLTGSDLHLLLEEPLPPDWSAVQWKVTLEAQARQRILTVRKDKIYHTNSSLSQRATFHWEPLSLQIRAVTQADSGIYNAEIEESTGSVWTKCFHVSVWGLFGAVPWWAVTVLLVLAVCIAGSITFWCWRRRGKDYPAASTIVAPSEHTDPPLTVYEEVGRVRTGQEPNRNSEAHAVGNTIYAMVHPKEQKPKSPQNPESCTIYSTVQHRMKQPPPLSPDPRSALQSPSFRRKKLDPVLVSTAYMEVTGTGQRADEPCTSPLQVPCFLVTEFG; encoded by the exons ATGCAGCAGCACGGGggtgcattgcatgcactggagatgctgctgtgcctcgtgctgggagcagcagataGCGGGCAAG GGACTGGAGAGTGCAGGAACAGGACTGTGCTCACGGGTTCGGAtctgcatctgctgctggaggaacCACTGCCACCGGATTGGTCAGCTGTTCAGTGGAAAGTGACACTGGAGGCACAAGCCCGGCAGCGCATCCTGACGGTTCGGAAGGACAAAATCTACCACACAAACAGTTCTCTTTCTCAGAGAGCCACTTTCCACTGGGagcccctctccctgcagatCAGAGCTGTCACCCAGGCAGACAGCGGCATCTATAATGCAGAGATTGAAGAGTCGACTGGCTCTGTTTGGACCAAGTGCTTCCATGTGTCAGTGTGGG GGCTGTTTGGTGCCGTCCCATGGTGGGCCGTGACCGTGTTGTTGGTGCTGGCTGTCTGCATTGCTGGCTCCATCACCTTCTGGTgttggaggaggagggggaaggacTACCCTGCAG CGTCAACCATTGTTGCTCCCTCAGAACACACTGACCCACCTCTGACTGTCTACGAGGAGGTGGGCAGAGTCCGAACTGGTCAAGAGCCT aaCAGGAACAGTGAGGCTCATGCAGTAGGAAACACTATCTACGCCATGGTCCACCCCAAAGAACAG AAGCCCAAAAGCCCTCAGAATCCTGAAAGCTGCACCATTTACTCCACTGTTCAACACAGGATGAAG CAGCCCCCTCCTCTATCCCCAGATCCACGCTCTGCTTTGCAGTCCCCCTCCTTCAGAAGGAAGAAGTTGGACCCAGTTCTGGTTTCCACTGCCTACATGGAGGTAACAGGCACAGGACAGCGGGCAGACGAGCCCTGCACGTCTCCTCTCCAAGTACCATGCTTCTTGGTGACGGAATTTGGGTGA
- the CD244 gene encoding natural killer cell receptor 2B4 isoform X7 encodes MQQHGGALHALEMLLCLVLGAADSGQGTGECRNRTVLTGSDLHLLLEEPLPPDWSAVQWKVTLEAQARQRILTVRKDKIYHTNSSLSQRATFHWEPLSLQIRAVTQADSGIYNAEIEESTGSVWTKCFHVSVWEPVGSPRLETLVLQEEQGRCHLQLSCTVPGATAVSYSWSRDSDPLGNQSVLLVSEYVQPVLYVCNVSNPASWSTASIDMATACTQKGLFGAVPWWAVTVLLVLAVCIAGSITFWCWRRRGKDYPAEHTDPPLTVYEEVGRVRTGQEPNRNSEAHAVGNTIYAMVHPKEQKPKSPQNPESCTIYSTVQHRMKPPPLSPDPRSALQSPSFRRKKLDPVLVSTAYMEVTAPLRRGYTPSQRSSPSPMDHHNS; translated from the exons ATGCAGCAGCACGGGggtgcattgcatgcactggagatgctgctgtgcctcgtgctgggagcagcagataGCGGGCAAG GGACTGGAGAGTGCAGGAACAGGACTGTGCTCACGGGTTCGGAtctgcatctgctgctggaggaacCACTGCCACCGGATTGGTCAGCTGTTCAGTGGAAAGTGACACTGGAGGCACAAGCCCGGCAGCGCATCCTGACGGTTCGGAAGGACAAAATCTACCACACAAACAGTTCTCTTTCTCAGAGAGCCACTTTCCACTGGGagcccctctccctgcagatCAGAGCTGTCACCCAGGCAGACAGCGGCATCTATAATGCAGAGATTGAAGAGTCGACTGGCTCTGTTTGGACCAAGTGCTTCCATGTGTCAGTGTGGG AGCCCGTGGGCAGCCCACGCCTGGAGACACTTGTGCTACAGGAGGAACAGGGACGGTGCCACCTCCAGCTGTCCTGCACTGTGCCCGGGGCCACCGCTGTGTCCTACAGCTGGTCCCGAGACAGTGATCCACTGGGCAACCAGAGTGTGCTGCTGGTGTCCGAGTATGTCCAGCCTGTGCTCTATGTCTGCAATGTGAGCAACCCGGCCAGCTGGAGCACGGCCAGCATTGACATGGCCACAGCCTGCACCCAGAAAG GGCTGTTTGGTGCCGTCCCATGGTGGGCCGTGACCGTGTTGTTGGTGCTGGCTGTCTGCATTGCTGGCTCCATCACCTTCTGGTgttggaggaggagggggaaggacTACCCTGCAG AACACACTGACCCACCTCTGACTGTCTACGAGGAGGTGGGCAGAGTCCGAACTGGTCAAGAGCCT aaCAGGAACAGTGAGGCTCATGCAGTAGGAAACACTATCTACGCCATGGTCCACCCCAAAGAACAG AAGCCCAAAAGCCCTCAGAATCCTGAAAGCTGCACCATTTACTCCACTGTTCAACACAGGATGAAG CCCCCTCCTCTATCCCCAGATCCACGCTCTGCTTTGCAGTCCCCCTCCTTCAGAAGGAAGAAGTTGGACCCAGTTCTGGTTTCCACTGCCTACATGGAG GTGACGGCACCTTTGAGACGCGGTTACACCCCATCGCAGAGATCATCCCCATCTCCCATGGACCACCACAACTCCTGA
- the CD244 gene encoding natural killer cell receptor 2B4 isoform X9, producing MQQHGGALHALEMLLCLVLGAADSGQGTGECRNRTVLTGSDLHLLLEEPLPPDWSAVQWKVTLEAQARQRILTVRKDKIYHTNSSLSQRATFHWEPLSLQIRAVTQADSGIYNAEIEESTGSVWTKCFHVSVWEPVGSPRLETLVLQEEQGRCHLQLSCTVPGATAVSYSWSRDSDPLGNQSVLLVSEYVQPVLYVCNVSNPASWSTASIDMATACTQKGLFGAVPWWAVTVLLVLAVCIAGSITFWCWRRRGKDYPAASTIVAPSEHTDPPLTVYEEVGRVRTGQEPNRNSEAHAVGNTIYAMVHPKEQKPKSPQNPESCTIYSTVQHRMKSPSFRRKKLDPVLVSTAYMEVTAPLRRGYTPSQRSSPSPMDHHNS from the exons ATGCAGCAGCACGGGggtgcattgcatgcactggagatgctgctgtgcctcgtgctgggagcagcagataGCGGGCAAG GGACTGGAGAGTGCAGGAACAGGACTGTGCTCACGGGTTCGGAtctgcatctgctgctggaggaacCACTGCCACCGGATTGGTCAGCTGTTCAGTGGAAAGTGACACTGGAGGCACAAGCCCGGCAGCGCATCCTGACGGTTCGGAAGGACAAAATCTACCACACAAACAGTTCTCTTTCTCAGAGAGCCACTTTCCACTGGGagcccctctccctgcagatCAGAGCTGTCACCCAGGCAGACAGCGGCATCTATAATGCAGAGATTGAAGAGTCGACTGGCTCTGTTTGGACCAAGTGCTTCCATGTGTCAGTGTGGG AGCCCGTGGGCAGCCCACGCCTGGAGACACTTGTGCTACAGGAGGAACAGGGACGGTGCCACCTCCAGCTGTCCTGCACTGTGCCCGGGGCCACCGCTGTGTCCTACAGCTGGTCCCGAGACAGTGATCCACTGGGCAACCAGAGTGTGCTGCTGGTGTCCGAGTATGTCCAGCCTGTGCTCTATGTCTGCAATGTGAGCAACCCGGCCAGCTGGAGCACGGCCAGCATTGACATGGCCACAGCCTGCACCCAGAAAG GGCTGTTTGGTGCCGTCCCATGGTGGGCCGTGACCGTGTTGTTGGTGCTGGCTGTCTGCATTGCTGGCTCCATCACCTTCTGGTgttggaggaggagggggaaggacTACCCTGCAG CGTCAACCATTGTTGCTCCCTCAGAACACACTGACCCACCTCTGACTGTCTACGAGGAGGTGGGCAGAGTCCGAACTGGTCAAGAGCCT aaCAGGAACAGTGAGGCTCATGCAGTAGGAAACACTATCTACGCCATGGTCCACCCCAAAGAACAG AAGCCCAAAAGCCCTCAGAATCCTGAAAGCTGCACCATTTACTCCACTGTTCAACACAGGATGAAG TCCCCCTCCTTCAGAAGGAAGAAGTTGGACCCAGTTCTGGTTTCCACTGCCTACATGGAG GTGACGGCACCTTTGAGACGCGGTTACACCCCATCGCAGAGATCATCCCCATCTCCCATGGACCACCACAACTCCTGA
- the CD244 gene encoding CD48 antigen isoform X1 → MQQHGGALHALEMLLCLVLGAADSGQGTGECRNRTVLTGSDLHLLLEEPLPPDWSAVQWKVTLEAQARQRILTVRKDKIYHTNSSLSQRATFHWEPLSLQIRAVTQADSGIYNAEIEESTGSVWTKCFHVSVWEPVGSPRLETLVLQEEQGRCHLQLSCTVPGATAVSYSWSRDSDPLGNQSVLLVSEYVQPVLYVCNVSNPASWSTASIDMATACTQKGLFGAVPWWAVTVLLVLAVCIAGSITFWCWRRRGKDYPAASTIVAPSEHTDPPLTVYEEVGRVRTGQEPNRNSEAHAVGNTIYAMVHPKEQKPKSPQNPESCTIYSTVQHRMKQPPPLSPDPRSALQSPSFRRKKLDPVLVSTAYMEVTGTGQRADEPCTSPLQVPCFLVTEFG, encoded by the exons ATGCAGCAGCACGGGggtgcattgcatgcactggagatgctgctgtgcctcgtgctgggagcagcagataGCGGGCAAG GGACTGGAGAGTGCAGGAACAGGACTGTGCTCACGGGTTCGGAtctgcatctgctgctggaggaacCACTGCCACCGGATTGGTCAGCTGTTCAGTGGAAAGTGACACTGGAGGCACAAGCCCGGCAGCGCATCCTGACGGTTCGGAAGGACAAAATCTACCACACAAACAGTTCTCTTTCTCAGAGAGCCACTTTCCACTGGGagcccctctccctgcagatCAGAGCTGTCACCCAGGCAGACAGCGGCATCTATAATGCAGAGATTGAAGAGTCGACTGGCTCTGTTTGGACCAAGTGCTTCCATGTGTCAGTGTGGG AGCCCGTGGGCAGCCCACGCCTGGAGACACTTGTGCTACAGGAGGAACAGGGACGGTGCCACCTCCAGCTGTCCTGCACTGTGCCCGGGGCCACCGCTGTGTCCTACAGCTGGTCCCGAGACAGTGATCCACTGGGCAACCAGAGTGTGCTGCTGGTGTCCGAGTATGTCCAGCCTGTGCTCTATGTCTGCAATGTGAGCAACCCGGCCAGCTGGAGCACGGCCAGCATTGACATGGCCACAGCCTGCACCCAGAAAG GGCTGTTTGGTGCCGTCCCATGGTGGGCCGTGACCGTGTTGTTGGTGCTGGCTGTCTGCATTGCTGGCTCCATCACCTTCTGGTgttggaggaggagggggaaggacTACCCTGCAG CGTCAACCATTGTTGCTCCCTCAGAACACACTGACCCACCTCTGACTGTCTACGAGGAGGTGGGCAGAGTCCGAACTGGTCAAGAGCCT aaCAGGAACAGTGAGGCTCATGCAGTAGGAAACACTATCTACGCCATGGTCCACCCCAAAGAACAG AAGCCCAAAAGCCCTCAGAATCCTGAAAGCTGCACCATTTACTCCACTGTTCAACACAGGATGAAG CAGCCCCCTCCTCTATCCCCAGATCCACGCTCTGCTTTGCAGTCCCCCTCCTTCAGAAGGAAGAAGTTGGACCCAGTTCTGGTTTCCACTGCCTACATGGAGGTAACAGGCACAGGACAGCGGGCAGACGAGCCCTGCACGTCTCCTCTCCAAGTACCATGCTTCTTGGTGACGGAATTTGGGTGA
- the CD244 gene encoding CD48 antigen isoform X2, which produces MQQHGGALHALEMLLCLVLGAADSGQGTGECRNRTVLTGSDLHLLLEEPLPPDWSAVQWKVTLEAQARQRILTVRKDKIYHTNSSLSQRATFHWEPLSLQIRAVTQADSGIYNAEIEESTGSVWTKCFHVSVWEPVGSPRLETLVLQEEQGRCHLQLSCTVPGATAVSYSWSRDSDPLGNQSVLLVSEYVQPVLYVCNVSNPASWSTASIDMATACTQKGLFGAVPWWAVTVLLVLAVCIAGSITFWCWRRRGKDYPAASTIVAPSEHTDPPLTVYEEVGRVRTGQEPNRNSEAHAVGNTIYAMVHPKEQKPKSPQNPESCTIYSTVQHRMKQPPPLSPDPRSALQSPSFRRKKLDPVLVSTAYMEVTAPLRRGYTPSQRSSPSPMDHHNS; this is translated from the exons ATGCAGCAGCACGGGggtgcattgcatgcactggagatgctgctgtgcctcgtgctgggagcagcagataGCGGGCAAG GGACTGGAGAGTGCAGGAACAGGACTGTGCTCACGGGTTCGGAtctgcatctgctgctggaggaacCACTGCCACCGGATTGGTCAGCTGTTCAGTGGAAAGTGACACTGGAGGCACAAGCCCGGCAGCGCATCCTGACGGTTCGGAAGGACAAAATCTACCACACAAACAGTTCTCTTTCTCAGAGAGCCACTTTCCACTGGGagcccctctccctgcagatCAGAGCTGTCACCCAGGCAGACAGCGGCATCTATAATGCAGAGATTGAAGAGTCGACTGGCTCTGTTTGGACCAAGTGCTTCCATGTGTCAGTGTGGG AGCCCGTGGGCAGCCCACGCCTGGAGACACTTGTGCTACAGGAGGAACAGGGACGGTGCCACCTCCAGCTGTCCTGCACTGTGCCCGGGGCCACCGCTGTGTCCTACAGCTGGTCCCGAGACAGTGATCCACTGGGCAACCAGAGTGTGCTGCTGGTGTCCGAGTATGTCCAGCCTGTGCTCTATGTCTGCAATGTGAGCAACCCGGCCAGCTGGAGCACGGCCAGCATTGACATGGCCACAGCCTGCACCCAGAAAG GGCTGTTTGGTGCCGTCCCATGGTGGGCCGTGACCGTGTTGTTGGTGCTGGCTGTCTGCATTGCTGGCTCCATCACCTTCTGGTgttggaggaggagggggaaggacTACCCTGCAG CGTCAACCATTGTTGCTCCCTCAGAACACACTGACCCACCTCTGACTGTCTACGAGGAGGTGGGCAGAGTCCGAACTGGTCAAGAGCCT aaCAGGAACAGTGAGGCTCATGCAGTAGGAAACACTATCTACGCCATGGTCCACCCCAAAGAACAG AAGCCCAAAAGCCCTCAGAATCCTGAAAGCTGCACCATTTACTCCACTGTTCAACACAGGATGAAG CAGCCCCCTCCTCTATCCCCAGATCCACGCTCTGCTTTGCAGTCCCCCTCCTTCAGAAGGAAGAAGTTGGACCCAGTTCTGGTTTCCACTGCCTACATGGAG GTGACGGCACCTTTGAGACGCGGTTACACCCCATCGCAGAGATCATCCCCATCTCCCATGGACCACCACAACTCCTGA
- the CD244 gene encoding CD48 antigen isoform X3 has translation MQQHGGALHALEMLLCLVLGAADSGQGTGECRNRTVLTGSDLHLLLEEPLPPDWSAVQWKVTLEAQARQRILTVRKDKIYHTNSSLSQRATFHWEPLSLQIRAVTQADSGIYNAEIEESTGSVWTKCFHVSVWEPVGSPRLETLVLQEEQGRCHLQLSCTVPGATAVSYSWSRDSDPLGNQSVLLVSEYVQPVLYVCNVSNPASWSTASIDMATACTQKGLFGAVPWWAVTVLLVLAVCIAGSITFWCWRRRGKDYPAASTIVAPSEHTDPPLTVYEEVGRVRTGQEPNRNSEAHAVGNTIYAMVHPKEQKPKSPQNPESCTIYSTVQHRMKPPPLSPDPRSALQSPSFRRKKLDPVLVSTAYMEVTAPLRRGYTPSQRSSPSPMDHHNS, from the exons ATGCAGCAGCACGGGggtgcattgcatgcactggagatgctgctgtgcctcgtgctgggagcagcagataGCGGGCAAG GGACTGGAGAGTGCAGGAACAGGACTGTGCTCACGGGTTCGGAtctgcatctgctgctggaggaacCACTGCCACCGGATTGGTCAGCTGTTCAGTGGAAAGTGACACTGGAGGCACAAGCCCGGCAGCGCATCCTGACGGTTCGGAAGGACAAAATCTACCACACAAACAGTTCTCTTTCTCAGAGAGCCACTTTCCACTGGGagcccctctccctgcagatCAGAGCTGTCACCCAGGCAGACAGCGGCATCTATAATGCAGAGATTGAAGAGTCGACTGGCTCTGTTTGGACCAAGTGCTTCCATGTGTCAGTGTGGG AGCCCGTGGGCAGCCCACGCCTGGAGACACTTGTGCTACAGGAGGAACAGGGACGGTGCCACCTCCAGCTGTCCTGCACTGTGCCCGGGGCCACCGCTGTGTCCTACAGCTGGTCCCGAGACAGTGATCCACTGGGCAACCAGAGTGTGCTGCTGGTGTCCGAGTATGTCCAGCCTGTGCTCTATGTCTGCAATGTGAGCAACCCGGCCAGCTGGAGCACGGCCAGCATTGACATGGCCACAGCCTGCACCCAGAAAG GGCTGTTTGGTGCCGTCCCATGGTGGGCCGTGACCGTGTTGTTGGTGCTGGCTGTCTGCATTGCTGGCTCCATCACCTTCTGGTgttggaggaggagggggaaggacTACCCTGCAG CGTCAACCATTGTTGCTCCCTCAGAACACACTGACCCACCTCTGACTGTCTACGAGGAGGTGGGCAGAGTCCGAACTGGTCAAGAGCCT aaCAGGAACAGTGAGGCTCATGCAGTAGGAAACACTATCTACGCCATGGTCCACCCCAAAGAACAG AAGCCCAAAAGCCCTCAGAATCCTGAAAGCTGCACCATTTACTCCACTGTTCAACACAGGATGAAG CCCCCTCCTCTATCCCCAGATCCACGCTCTGCTTTGCAGTCCCCCTCCTTCAGAAGGAAGAAGTTGGACCCAGTTCTGGTTTCCACTGCCTACATGGAG GTGACGGCACCTTTGAGACGCGGTTACACCCCATCGCAGAGATCATCCCCATCTCCCATGGACCACCACAACTCCTGA
- the CD244 gene encoding natural killer cell receptor 2B4 isoform X4 has translation MQQHGGALHALEMLLCLVLGAADSGQGTGECRNRTVLTGSDLHLLLEEPLPPDWSAVQWKVTLEAQARQRILTVRKDKIYHTNSSLSQRATFHWEPLSLQIRAVTQADSGIYNAEIEESTGSVWTKCFHVSVWEPVGSPRLETLVLQEEQGRCHLQLSCTVPGATAVSYSWSRDSDPLGNQSVLLVSEYVQPVLYVCNVSNPASWSTASIDMATACTQKGLFGAVPWWAVTVLLVLAVCIAGSITFWCWRRRGKDYPAEHTDPPLTVYEEVGRVRTGQEPNRNSEAHAVGNTIYAMVHPKEQKPKSPQNPESCTIYSTVQHRMKQPPPLSPDPRSALQSPSFRRKKLDPVLVSTAYMEVTGTGQRADEPCTSPLQVPCFLVTEFG, from the exons ATGCAGCAGCACGGGggtgcattgcatgcactggagatgctgctgtgcctcgtgctgggagcagcagataGCGGGCAAG GGACTGGAGAGTGCAGGAACAGGACTGTGCTCACGGGTTCGGAtctgcatctgctgctggaggaacCACTGCCACCGGATTGGTCAGCTGTTCAGTGGAAAGTGACACTGGAGGCACAAGCCCGGCAGCGCATCCTGACGGTTCGGAAGGACAAAATCTACCACACAAACAGTTCTCTTTCTCAGAGAGCCACTTTCCACTGGGagcccctctccctgcagatCAGAGCTGTCACCCAGGCAGACAGCGGCATCTATAATGCAGAGATTGAAGAGTCGACTGGCTCTGTTTGGACCAAGTGCTTCCATGTGTCAGTGTGGG AGCCCGTGGGCAGCCCACGCCTGGAGACACTTGTGCTACAGGAGGAACAGGGACGGTGCCACCTCCAGCTGTCCTGCACTGTGCCCGGGGCCACCGCTGTGTCCTACAGCTGGTCCCGAGACAGTGATCCACTGGGCAACCAGAGTGTGCTGCTGGTGTCCGAGTATGTCCAGCCTGTGCTCTATGTCTGCAATGTGAGCAACCCGGCCAGCTGGAGCACGGCCAGCATTGACATGGCCACAGCCTGCACCCAGAAAG GGCTGTTTGGTGCCGTCCCATGGTGGGCCGTGACCGTGTTGTTGGTGCTGGCTGTCTGCATTGCTGGCTCCATCACCTTCTGGTgttggaggaggagggggaaggacTACCCTGCAG AACACACTGACCCACCTCTGACTGTCTACGAGGAGGTGGGCAGAGTCCGAACTGGTCAAGAGCCT aaCAGGAACAGTGAGGCTCATGCAGTAGGAAACACTATCTACGCCATGGTCCACCCCAAAGAACAG AAGCCCAAAAGCCCTCAGAATCCTGAAAGCTGCACCATTTACTCCACTGTTCAACACAGGATGAAG CAGCCCCCTCCTCTATCCCCAGATCCACGCTCTGCTTTGCAGTCCCCCTCCTTCAGAAGGAAGAAGTTGGACCCAGTTCTGGTTTCCACTGCCTACATGGAGGTAACAGGCACAGGACAGCGGGCAGACGAGCCCTGCACGTCTCCTCTCCAAGTACCATGCTTCTTGGTGACGGAATTTGGGTGA